The Brevinematia bacterium genome contains a region encoding:
- the dapA gene encoding 4-hydroxy-tetrahydrodipicolinate synthase, whose protein sequence is MLRGSMVALITPFKRGGEVDWETLEYLVEFHLENKTNVIVPCGTTGESPTLSYEEHVKVVDFVVKKVRGRVPVLAGTGTNSTHESIYFTNEAKKSGADAALVIAPYYNKPTQRGLIEHFTAISKETGGFPIVAYNVPSRTVINIEPMTLAEIVKRNPNVIGVKEASGNIKQCMDILEFVDKPDFLLISGDDGINLPILKIGGVGAISVTANLVPRDMSDMINSYLSGDVKRAEELDKKLQILNRVMFLETNPIPIKKAMELVGIIKDGSLRLPLTELSEPNVQKLREALVKYGLKVSQ, encoded by the coding sequence ATGCTGAGGGGTTCAATGGTAGCGTTGATAACTCCTTTTAAAAGGGGAGGAGAAGTTGATTGGGAGACTTTGGAGTATTTGGTGGAGTTTCATCTTGAGAACAAGACTAATGTTATTGTGCCTTGTGGCACTACTGGTGAGTCTCCGACACTTTCTTACGAAGAGCATGTCAAAGTTGTAGATTTTGTTGTTAAGAAAGTTAGAGGTAGGGTGCCTGTGCTTGCAGGAACTGGTACAAATTCTACTCATGAGAGCATATACTTCACGAATGAGGCTAAGAAATCAGGAGCAGATGCAGCGCTGGTGATAGCACCGTACTACAACAAACCAACACAGAGAGGTTTGATTGAGCACTTTACCGCAATATCAAAGGAAACTGGTGGCTTCCCAATAGTAGCCTACAACGTTCCCAGTAGAACTGTAATAAACATTGAACCTATGACACTAGCAGAAATTGTGAAAAGAAATCCTAATGTCATTGGTGTGAAGGAGGCTTCAGGAAACATAAAGCAATGTATGGATATTTTAGAGTTTGTAGATAAACCTGACTTTTTGCTGATATCAGGAGACGATGGTATAAACCTTCCGATTCTAAAAATTGGTGGTGTAGGAGCAATATCTGTGACAGCTAACCTAGTTCCAAGGGATATGTCCGATATGATAAACTCCTATCTCAGCGGTGATGTAAAAAGAGCAGAAGAACTTGACAAAAAACTTCAAATACTCAACAGGGTGATGTTCCTTGAAACGAATCCTATACCAATAAAGAAGGCAATGGAATTGGTAGGTATAATTAAAGATGGAAGTCTTAGACTACCCCTGACTGAACTCTCAGAGCCCAATGTGCAAAAACTTAGGGAAGCATTAGTAAAGTACGGTTTGAAAGTCTCGCAATAG
- a CDS encoding helical backbone metal receptor has protein sequence MDVVAREIRWVFIALSILLNLKALGKVEIEDSLGVKFEKKEYRKIVSLAPSITEILKFLDLSSNIVGTTRYCEHNSRKLGGLYDVDLEGIIKLNPDIVFLLRVSDTKVYDFLRSKGIPAFVLEFRSLSDIISWARKISTLTGTFNSNRKKIKDLEHLFDSLAERARKHVSGRRFFVMYSYPTIYTASSNSYVAELIRRVGGINLSDSFCCGYQTIITSVETVLKLKPDIVLITDNNFEAITNELQKLGLNAKFIYIDPMDISPSIRITNFMLKMMLHESLSN, from the coding sequence ATGGATGTGGTAGCTAGAGAGATAAGATGGGTTTTCATTGCTTTGAGTATTTTACTGAATCTTAAAGCGCTTGGAAAGGTAGAGATAGAGGATTCCTTGGGAGTAAAGTTTGAGAAGAAAGAGTACCGTAAGATTGTTTCCCTAGCTCCCAGCATAACCGAAATTCTTAAATTCTTGGACCTGAGTAGCAATATAGTTGGCACTACAAGATACTGTGAACATAACAGTAGAAAATTGGGAGGATTATACGATGTTGATCTGGAGGGAATAATTAAGCTTAATCCAGATATAGTATTCTTGCTTAGGGTTAGCGATACTAAAGTTTATGACTTTCTTAGAAGCAAGGGCATTCCTGCATTCGTATTAGAGTTTAGAAGTCTATCAGATATCATAAGTTGGGCAAGGAAAATCTCCACACTCACCGGAACTTTTAATTCCAACAGAAAGAAGATCAAAGATTTGGAGCATCTCTTTGATAGCCTGGCAGAGAGAGCAAGAAAGCATGTTAGCGGTAGAAGATTCTTTGTCATGTATTCTTATCCAACTATATATACCGCAAGTTCAAATAGCTATGTTGCTGAGCTTATAAGGAGAGTAGGAGGTATAAATCTTTCTGATTCTTTCTGCTGTGGTTATCAAACTATCATAACTTCTGTTGAGACGGTTTTAAAGCTTAAACCTGACATTGTATTAATAACTGACAACAATTTTGAAGCTATAACAAACGAACTTCAAAAGCTCGGATTAAACGCTAAATTCATCTATATTGATCCAATGGACATAAGTCCATCTATAAGAATAACTAACTTTATGCTCAAGATGATGTTGCATGAGAGTTTATCAAACTAA
- a CDS encoding NAD(P)H-dependent glycerol-3-phosphate dehydrogenase: MRIGIIGSGSWGLALSVVFSEKNDVKLWGRRKEVIEYIRWRYESPDYLSGVMLPQSVYYTNSPEDLEDREVVFVAVPSKYFRETIRLFRSYLAGKVVISCTKGIEIESLKFPTDIVREEVSAEVIGVLSGPSHAEEVSRKLPCAITLVMSDKAFARTVQQAISTSYFRVYTWDDVVGTELAGAYKNVIAISAGIVDGIGLGSNAKASLITRGLHEIVRLGKILGGKVETFYGLSGVGDLIVTCNSGYSRNRNLGEMIARGFKASDIIMSSKMVAEGYYTTMAVRRISQKYNVELPIANEVYEVIYNNKSPITSLRDLMGRELKEEFYF, encoded by the coding sequence ATGAGAATAGGGATAATAGGTAGTGGAAGTTGGGGTCTTGCTCTGTCTGTTGTGTTTTCGGAGAAGAATGATGTTAAGCTATGGGGGAGGAGGAAGGAGGTTATAGAATACATTAGGTGGAGGTATGAAAGTCCAGACTATCTTAGCGGGGTAATGCTTCCGCAGAGCGTGTATTACACAAACTCTCCGGAAGATCTTGAAGACAGGGAGGTAGTCTTTGTAGCAGTTCCTTCAAAATACTTTAGGGAAACTATAAGGCTTTTTAGAAGCTATTTGGCGGGTAAAGTTGTGATAAGTTGTACTAAGGGGATAGAGATTGAGAGTTTAAAATTTCCGACAGATATTGTGAGAGAGGAGGTTTCTGCTGAGGTTATTGGTGTGCTTTCGGGGCCTAGTCACGCAGAGGAAGTGTCTAGAAAGCTTCCATGTGCTATTACGCTTGTTATGAGTGATAAGGCTTTTGCTAGAACTGTTCAGCAAGCAATAAGCACTTCTTACTTTAGAGTTTATACATGGGATGATGTTGTAGGAACTGAACTTGCGGGAGCATACAAGAATGTCATAGCTATCTCTGCGGGTATTGTTGATGGAATTGGGCTAGGTAGCAATGCGAAAGCCTCTCTTATAACAAGAGGTCTTCATGAGATTGTCAGATTAGGCAAGATCTTAGGAGGTAAGGTTGAAACTTTCTATGGACTCTCAGGTGTGGGAGACTTGATAGTAACATGCAACAGTGGTTATAGCAGGAACAGAAATCTTGGTGAAATGATAGCAAGAGGTTTTAAGGCTAGCGATATTATAATGTCGTCCAAAATGGTGGCAGAAGGGTATTACACCACAATGGCTGTAAGAAGAATTTCACAAAAATACAATGTAGAGCTTCCTATCGCTAACGAGGTATATGAGGTAATCTACAACAACAAAAGCCCGATAACTTCCCTAAGGGATCTAATGGGAAGAGAACTGAAGGAGGAGTTTTACTTTTAG